Proteins encoded in a region of the Quercus lobata isolate SW786 chromosome 8, ValleyOak3.0 Primary Assembly, whole genome shotgun sequence genome:
- the LOC115957133 gene encoding non-functional pseudokinase ZED1-like, with amino-acid sequence MRWSWFTDHFFNKRKQRERAFYENGSLLLEKLIASCNAKPIPIPTFSAQQLCQATNNFSSEKLVMGFSFWYKGSLEGRIVLVKGSFVRNAKLIPIYTISPQELRQATNNYPAQHQEFYWYKGSLEGRIVLIKHLDNLAYIAINDLVISAQMSGHSNVLKPIGCCLHTRIPILVFEFAANGLLADRIYVSRVTELQHEPMVWERRLKIARQIAHALSYLHTAFTRPVIYMATDLHSILLDEHDVPKFSGFYFSVSIPEGSCINEIVDPAILAEDGEGCASFEHQLQAVVDLGLACTEEDPQRRPTMVDVTKHLRRIERHDNKQNLLT; translated from the exons ATGCGCTGGAg ttGGTTCACCGATCATTTCTTTAATAAAAgaaagcaaagagagagagcgTTTTATGAGAATGGAAGCCTGTTACTTGAGAAGTTGATTGCCTCTTGCAATGCCAAGCCTATTCCCATCCCTACCTTCTCCGCTCAACAGCTCTGCCAAGCAACCAACAACTTTTCTTCTGAAAAGCTAGTAATGGGGTTCTCTTTTTGGTACAAGGGTTCTCTCGAAGGACGAATTGTTCTCGTTAAGGGTTCTTTTGTTCGCAATGCCAAGCTTATTCCCATCTATACCATCTCCCCTCAAGAACTCCGCCAAGCAACCAACAATTATCCTGCTCAACATCAGGAATTTTATTGGTACAAAGGTTCTCTTGAAGGACGAATTGTTCTCATTAAGCATTTAGATAATTTGGCCTATATAGCCATCAATGATTTAGTGATTTCTGCACAAATGAGTGGTCACAGCAATGTATTAAAGCCCATAGGTTGTTGTCTCCACACTCGAATTCCCATTTTGGTGTTTGAATTTGCCGCCAATGGTTTACTTGCAGATCGAATTTATGTCTCCCGTGTTACTGAACTACAACATGAGCCGATGGTGTGGGAGAGAAGGTTAAAGATTGCAAGGCAGATTGCTCATGCTCTTTCTTATCTCCATACTGCCTTCACTAGACCTGTCATCTACATGGCTACGGATCTGCATAGTATCTTATTAGATGAAcatgatgttcctaaattttctggcttttatttttctgtatcAATTCCCGAAG GTAGTTGCATAAACGAGATTGTGGACCCTGCAATCTTGGCTGAAGATGGGGAAGGATGTGCTAGTTTTGAGCATCAATTACAAGCGGTGGTGGACCTTGGCTTGGCATGTACAGAGGAAGATCCACAAAGAAGGCCAACCATGGTTGATGTCACCAAACATCTCAGGCGAATTGAGAG GCATgacaacaaacaaaatttactCACTTGA